A part of Entelurus aequoreus isolate RoL-2023_Sb linkage group LG03, RoL_Eaeq_v1.1, whole genome shotgun sequence genomic DNA contains:
- the LOC133645718 gene encoding opioid growth factor receptor-like, which produces MEDDCVCVYDSTWDTESDGEDQARDGQHRRSSQDKNKSGWTSESWHHMPRNMRAAKDMQNYRRGYPNLADEECSEDKMNNLLFYLNKFPSSPDNVYIESFLKEWKNDYKKLERVHSYIQWLFPLREPGVNYMASELTKKEIEAFKSNDDAKKRLVESYELMLGFYGVRLVNKETGEVTRADNWKERFRNLEQNLHNNLRITRILKSLGELGFEHYQAPLVRFFLEETLVKKNLTSVKHSVLDYFLFAILDKQQCQELVRYAYFHFEPKDTFVWCPRKIQRQFKKFRKKEKHR; this is translated from the coding sequence ATGGAggacgactgtgtgtgtgtttacgacTCGACCTGGGACACAGAGAGTGATGGAGAGGACCAGGCCAGAGATGGTCAACATCGTCGATCCAGTCAAGACAAAAATAAATCTGGTTGGACTTCAGAATCGTGGCATCACATGCCCAGAAACATGAGGGCAGCAAAGGACATGCAGAACTACAGAAGAGGATACCCCAATCTTGCAGATGAAGAGTGCTCAGAGGACAAAATGAACAATTTGCTGTTTTACCTCAATAAATTCCCCTCTTCACCTGATAATGTCTACATTGAATCGTTCCTCAAAGAATGGAAGAATGACTACAAAAAGCTGGAGAGAGTTCACTCATACATTCAGTGGCTGTTTCCACTCCGAGAACCAGGGGTAAACTACATGGCTTCTGAACTCACCAAGAAGGAAATTGAGGCCTTTAAGAGTAATGATGATGCAAAAAAGAGGCTAGTGGAGTCCTATGAACTCATGTTGGGCTTCTACGGCGTCCGCCTGGTTAACAAAGAGACGGGTGAAGTGACACGAGCAGACAACTGGAAAGAGCGCTTCAGGAACCTTGAGCAGAACTTGCACAACAACCTGCGCATCACTCGCATCTTAAAGAGTCTGGGCGAGCTAGGATTTGAGCACTATCAGGCACCGCTCGTTCGCTTCTTCCTCGAGGAGACTCTGGTCAAGAAAAACCTCACCAGTGTTAAACACAGCGTACttgactacttcctgtttgcGATTCTGGATAAACAACAATGCCAGGAGTTGGTGCGCTATGCCTACTTTCACTTTGAACCAAAGGATACATTTGTGTGGTGTCCCAGGAAGATTCAGAGGCAGTTTAAGAAGttcagaaaaaaagaaaaacatcgg